The Argonema galeatum A003/A1 DNA segment TTTTTGTAAATTTCTGCGGTGATTTGGTAGCCAGGGAGTGCGAGCATTGTGATGTTACAGAGTGAGAGTGTATGCCTATCCGTCGTAGAATTACTTTCCAATCGGAATTATTGAAACTTTGCTTTTTTGCTTACTCTTTTCCCGGTGGAAGAATATGTATAGTGTGAGGGCGAAGCATTGCGGAATAAATCTTAACTCAAAACCGAAACGTTAATTCCGCAATGCTAATGCCTACGGCACGCTATGCGCTCGCGTCGCAGGCTACGCCAACGCGAACGCCCCTACATAATCTTGTGCCGGGAGGGGAGTAGGTTGACAGCTTTTTGGCCCTTGGGCTGATTGGCACTGGCTTAGCATAATTAACTACGTTAACCTCAGTTTAGCTAATTTACCTATCCCAGGACTGATGCAAATTTAAAACAAATCCATGCCTGCGGATGAGTCTGTTACTAGGGTGACTATTGCCCGTTCTACTTTTTATCTGGGCCTTTGGATGAGATAAGCAACCTTTTAGTGGGAAAATGCGGAACGAACAAACATCAGCGCGAAACTTCTTGCTTAGGCGTGATTTTATCCGGTACTGCTTTGTGTTTCACTTGCTGAGTCCATTAGAGTAAGCCATTCTTAGTTGGTGTAGCTCTAACGGACTGTTCCGATCGCAATTGCTGCCAAACAAACGGAGGTTGAATGTCCATTTTTCAGACTGTAAGCGGCAAGGCTGCTTCTCAATACACGATCGCAAACCGCTTGCAAATACAGCATCTACTCAATCCTACGGCGATTAAGCAAGATCGACAGATTGACGGTGGCGATGTGGTTAAGGGGTTAAGTCAAACTCCGAAATCCCTACCGCCGCGCTATTTCTACGACGATCGCGGTTCGGATCTGTTTGAGCAAATCTGCCAGCTACCGGAATATTATCTGACGCGCACGGAAACAGCTATTTTGCAAGGGTGTGCTGGTGAAATTGCTCGGCTAACGGGTGCGTGTGAAGTTGTAGAATTGGGTAGCGGTAGCTCTACTAAAACCCGCATTCTGCTGGATGCTTACAACGAACTAGAGTACCCTTTGCGCTATGTTCCAATTGATGTGAGCGCTGGCATTCTGGAAAGCAGTGCTAGGGAATTGCTGGCAGATTATCCATCGCTTGCGGTTCGCGCTTTGGTTAGCACTTACGAACTGGCGCTGAAAGGTTTGGCCCCGTCTCGCTTACCGGCGCGGATGATTTGTTTTTTGGGCAGTACGCTGGGTAATCTGGATCGTCAGGAGTGCGATCGCTTTTTCTGGCAAATCACCGACGCTCTGAATCTGGGCGAGTATTTCTTGCTGGGAATAGATTTACAAAAGTCGCCATATCTGTTAGAAGCCGCCTATAACGATCGCCAGGGCGTTACAGCTGCTTTTAATTTGAATATGCTGGAGCATCTGAACTGGCGTTTTGATGGGGATTTCAAGCCGACGCAGTTTGAACACTGGGCTTTTTACAACAAATCTGACTGCCAAATTGAGATGCACTTGCGGAGTATGCGATCGCAAACTGTGCAATTACGCGCTCTCGACTTAACTGTTGAGTTTGAGGAAAAGGAAACAATTTTGACGGAAATCTCCCGCAAATTCGACCTCAACCTCATGCAGCAGGAACTGCGAACACATGGTTTAGTGCCGCTTCAGGTTTGGACCGATCCAAATCAGTG contains these protein-coding regions:
- the egtD gene encoding L-histidine N(alpha)-methyltransferase, whose protein sequence is MSIFQTVSGKAASQYTIANRLQIQHLLNPTAIKQDRQIDGGDVVKGLSQTPKSLPPRYFYDDRGSDLFEQICQLPEYYLTRTETAILQGCAGEIARLTGACEVVELGSGSSTKTRILLDAYNELEYPLRYVPIDVSAGILESSARELLADYPSLAVRALVSTYELALKGLAPSRLPARMICFLGSTLGNLDRQECDRFFWQITDALNLGEYFLLGIDLQKSPYLLEAAYNDRQGVTAAFNLNMLEHLNWRFDGDFKPTQFEHWAFYNKSDCQIEMHLRSMRSQTVQLRALDLTVEFEEKETILTEISRKFDLNLMQQELRTHGLVPLQVWTDPNQWFGVLLCQMQKT